From the Terriglobia bacterium genome, one window contains:
- a CDS encoding dehydrogenase E1 component subunit alpha/beta produces the protein MSKASIEPQSKAKSRGGSWNGLNREQWLFFYRTMLLSRRLDDKEIQLKRQQKIYFQISGAGHEAPLVAAALHLRAGYDWFYPYYRDRALCLALGMTPYEMLLGAVGAADDPNSGGRQMPSHWGSDRLNIVSQSSPTGTQCLQAVGCAEASYRIPRIGDLKSRMETFHSDEVTYVSLGEGTTSEGEFWESLNTACNLKLPVLYLVEDNGYAISVPVDVQTAGGSISRLVRDFPNLYVEEVDGSEAAACYDVMRRAVIYTRERRGPSLVHAHVVRPYSHSLSDDEQAYKTSQERSEEAQRDPITRLAMRLIDEGVLVAAEIEAVRDEVDSLIQTDVDRALAAEMPSRDSVHSFVYSPDVDPTSEVFSTEPRPSGEPKTMVDLLNSCLKSEMSRDERIVVFGEDVADCSHEEKLEQLKGKGGVFKVTYGLQRKFGGDRVFNSPLAEANIVGRAIGMATRGLKPVVEIQFFDYIWPAYMQIRNELATIRWRSNNSFKCPVVVRVTIGGYLQGGAVYHSQSGEVLYTHIPGLRVVMPSTAEDANGLLRTSIRCDDPVLFLEHKHLYRQGHNRGINPGPDYMIPLGKARVVREGSDLSLITYGALVVRAVQAARKAEESGVSVEVIDLRSLSPYDWETIATSVSKTSRVIVAHEDCLSFGYGAEIAARIGTELFEILDAPVQRVGAMDTFVAYNPALEDVILPQVDTLYRKIMELAMY, from the coding sequence ATGTCGAAAGCCTCAATCGAACCCCAGTCGAAGGCCAAATCACGCGGCGGCTCGTGGAATGGATTGAACAGGGAGCAGTGGCTCTTCTTCTATCGGACCATGCTTTTGTCCCGGCGCCTGGATGACAAGGAGATCCAGCTGAAGCGGCAGCAAAAGATTTACTTTCAGATCAGTGGCGCCGGGCACGAAGCACCCCTCGTGGCGGCGGCCCTGCATTTGCGTGCCGGTTACGACTGGTTCTATCCCTATTATCGTGATCGTGCCTTGTGTCTGGCGTTGGGAATGACCCCCTATGAAATGCTTTTGGGGGCCGTCGGCGCGGCGGACGACCCGAATTCGGGGGGGCGGCAGATGCCATCCCACTGGGGAAGCGATCGGCTGAACATCGTCTCCCAATCCTCCCCGACCGGCACCCAGTGCCTGCAGGCCGTCGGCTGTGCCGAGGCGAGTTACCGTATCCCCCGGATCGGTGATTTAAAATCGCGCATGGAGACCTTTCATTCTGATGAGGTGACTTACGTTTCATTAGGCGAGGGAACCACCAGCGAGGGGGAGTTCTGGGAATCGTTGAACACAGCCTGCAATCTGAAGCTCCCGGTCCTCTATCTGGTTGAGGACAACGGCTATGCGATCTCGGTCCCGGTGGATGTACAAACCGCCGGCGGATCCATCTCGCGGCTGGTTCGTGACTTTCCCAACCTCTATGTTGAGGAGGTTGACGGGAGTGAAGCAGCGGCCTGTTACGACGTCATGCGGCGTGCGGTCATTTATACGCGGGAACGCCGGGGGCCCTCGCTTGTGCACGCCCACGTCGTCCGGCCATACTCCCATTCGCTCTCAGACGACGAGCAAGCTTACAAGACTTCCCAGGAGCGTTCCGAGGAGGCGCAACGGGATCCCATTACCCGGCTGGCTATGAGATTGATCGATGAAGGCGTTTTAGTAGCAGCTGAGATTGAGGCGGTCCGGGACGAGGTCGATAGCTTGATTCAAACCGATGTCGATCGGGCCCTGGCCGCGGAAATGCCCTCCCGGGATTCCGTCCATTCCTTCGTTTATTCGCCGGATGTCGATCCCACATCCGAGGTGTTTAGCACGGAACCGCGCCCTTCAGGTGAGCCCAAGACCATGGTCGATTTGCTCAACTCCTGCCTGAAATCGGAAATGTCCCGGGATGAACGGATCGTGGTTTTCGGAGAGGATGTGGCCGATTGCAGCCACGAGGAAAAACTGGAGCAGTTGAAGGGCAAGGGCGGTGTCTTCAAAGTGACCTACGGGCTTCAACGCAAGTTTGGGGGGGATCGAGTTTTCAATTCACCGCTCGCTGAAGCCAACATCGTCGGCCGTGCGATCGGGATGGCGACGCGAGGGTTGAAGCCGGTGGTAGAGATCCAGTTTTTTGATTACATTTGGCCTGCTTACATGCAGATTCGCAACGAGCTGGCCACGATCCGGTGGCGGTCCAACAACAGTTTCAAGTGTCCCGTCGTTGTCCGGGTCACTATCGGAGGGTATCTGCAGGGTGGGGCGGTGTATCACAGCCAGTCGGGCGAGGTGTTGTACACGCACATCCCGGGGCTGCGGGTCGTCATGCCCTCGACCGCTGAGGACGCCAACGGGCTGCTACGGACGTCGATTCGATGCGATGATCCCGTGCTTTTCCTCGAACACAAGCATCTTTATCGGCAGGGCCACAACCGCGGAATCAATCCCGGCCCGGACTACATGATCCCGCTGGGAAAGGCCCGGGTTGTTCGGGAGGGCTCCGACCTGTCCCTCATCACCTATGGGGCTCTGGTTGTTCGCGCCGTACAGGCCGCACGAAAGGCGGAAGAAAGCGGCGTCAGCGTGGAAGTGATCGACCTGCGGTCCCTCAGTCCCTATGATTGGGAAACCATCGCCACCTCAGTCTCCAAGACTAGCCGCGTGATTGTGGCCCATGAAGATTGCCTCTCGTTTGGATATGGCGCGGAGATTGCCGCACGCATCGGGACGGAATTGTTTGAGATCCTGGATGCCCCCGTTCAGCGGGTGGGCGCCATGGATACCTTTGTCGCTTATAACCCGGCGCTCGAGGATGTCATCCTTCCTCAAGTCGACACCCTGTACAGGAAGATCATGGAGCTGGCGATGTATTGA